A stretch of the Capsicum annuum cultivar UCD-10X-F1 chromosome 10, UCD10Xv1.1, whole genome shotgun sequence genome encodes the following:
- the LOC124887889 gene encoding cytochrome P450 98A2-like: MHPHKASASVNSGGSRILNFLTVEGVCSREPTPSTLHPPLSVKIGGYDIPKESIVYVNVWVVARDPAVWKDPLEFRPERFLEEDVDMKGHDYRLLSFGAGRRICPGAQLAINLVTSMWGHLLHHFTWSPSAGVNPEDIDLTESPGTVTYMKNPIQAIPTPRLPAHLYERVPVDM, encoded by the exons ATGCATCCACACAAGGCGAGCGCCAGTGTCAACAGCGGCGGATCCagaattttaaactt CCTTACGGTAGAGGGTGTGTGTTCCCGGGAACCCACACCTTCTACTCTACATCCACCACTGAGTGTCAAAATCGGTGGTTATGACATTCCTAAAGAATCCATCGTTTACGTGAATGTTTGGGTTGTTGCTCGTGATCCAGCAGTGTGGAAGGACCCGTTGGAGTTCAGACCAGAACGCTTCCTCGAGGAAGATGTTGACATGAAAGGACATGACTATCGGCTACTTTCTTTTGGTGCAGGGAGGCGGATTTGCCCTGGTGCACAACTTGCTATCAACTTGGTCACCTCTATgtggggtcatttgttgcatcactTTACGTGGTCTCCTTCCGCGGGTGTTAACCCAGAGGATATCGACTTGACAGAGAGCCCCGGAACAGTTACTTACATGAAAAATCCAATACAAGCTATCCCAACTCCAAGATTGCCTGCACATTTGTATGAACGTGTGCCAGTGGATATGTAA